The Ovis aries strain OAR_USU_Benz2616 breed Rambouillet chromosome 11, ARS-UI_Ramb_v3.0, whole genome shotgun sequence genome window below encodes:
- the ZNF750 gene encoding zinc finger protein 750 — translation MSLLKERKPKKPHYIPRPPGKPFKYKCFQCPFTCNEKSHLFNHMKYGLCKNSITLVSEQDRVPKCSKPNSSDPKQTNQPDPVVKPTSSKPVPSGLSHLDAKLQHGLAKDDIKENLDLPTRGPHRCLGQKPTPHKEAAPPSPAPEAAVGTQPVLEGAVRPSAFVPVGEHRLKGQELTETPEALALTHAPAKAASFHTKSAFHTPGYPWRAGSPFLTPEFPHKIPSTKGFGAASPYVHPSITEYPPHFYTEHGLATIYSPYLLAGNSAECDSPLLSVYGAQDQRHFLPHPGPIPKHLNPAPSTYDHYRLFQHYHSSLPIPYGFYRPESAFSSYGLRLPPVAGISRDQSSHLLEEAALGYQALSPSKLNSSNSHKKHTELEKESPTPEAKEPSKDGQRDTEGTKMSPRAGSAATGSPGRPSPTNFTQTSQPCAGLCGLPDAPASGAPGRILPPDQGLAAFKPIKKNTEHPHSQAPDSRAASPKSLEALSTDAPTQLGSLEAAPSSPEDGSRAAPLNLSTKPEAEPAAACSPAHGGFVEPQDAPLNLSVKDPCNALTSRPSMCSPPQGAEPATAPTPSPTQQREPASSGDGPDPSSVEAPVPSPTGKAQDIRAADSDEQKQTAAVALCQLAAYSPGNVEPAAHEPTCQPDAPTPRALESQEAQCDLRPKGQKRTSPREAGKGQQGSKKAKPSDTARVFTLRKRTRVS, via the exons ATGAGCCTTCTCAAAGAGCGGAAACCAAAAAAGCCACACTACATCCCCAGGCCCCCAGGAAAGCCGTTCAAGTACAAGTGTTTCCAGTGTCCCTTTACTTGCAATGAAAAGTCACATCTTTTCAACCACATGAAATACGGTCTTTGTAAAAACTCCATCACTTTAGTGTCTGAGCAAGATCGCGTTCCCAAGTGCTCCAAACCAAACTCTTCGGACCCTAAGCAAACCAATCAGCCCGACCCTGTGGTGAAGCCCACCTCTTCCAAGCCTGTCCCAAGTGGGCTCTCACACCTGGATGCCAAGCTCCAACATGGCCTCGCCAAGGACGACATCAAGGAAAACCTGGACCTGCCCACACGCGGGCCTCACAGGTGCCTTGGACAGAAGCCCACTCCCCACAAGGAAGCAGCACCCCCAAGCCCAGCCCCAGAAGCTGCCGTGGGCACCCAGCCTGTTCTGGAAGGAGCTGTCCGGCCTTCAGCGTTCGTTCCAGTGGGGGAACACAGACTCAAAGGGCAGGAGCTCACAGAGACTCCTGAAGCGCTGGCCCTGACCCACGCCCCTGCCAAAGCCGCCTCTTTCCACACCAAGTCTGCCTTCCACACCCCTGGCTACCCCTGGAGAGCTGGCTCACCCTTCCTCACACCTGAGTTTCCACATAAAATCCCATCCACAAAGGGCTTTGGTGCCGCTTCCCCGTATGTGCACCCCAGCATCACGGAGTACCCGCCTCATTTTTACACAGAGCACGGACTGGCCACCATCTACTCACCCTACCTACTCGCAGGGAACTCAGCCGAGTGTGACAGCCCCCTTCTGTCTGTCTACGGGGCCCAAGACCAAAGACACTTTCTGCCTCACCCAGGGCCCATCCCTAAGCACCTGAACCCGGCTCCCTCCACATACGACCATTACAGACTCTTCCAGCACTATCACTCCAGCCTGCCAATTCCTTACGGATTTTACAGACCCGAGTCTGCGTTCTCCTCCTACGGCCTCAGACTCCCACCCGTGGCTGGCATTTCACGGGACCAAAGCTCGCATCTACTGGAAGAAGCTGCCCTGGGTTACCAGGCCCTGAGTCCCTCCAAGTTAAACTCCTCCAACTCCCACAAAAAACACACAGAGTTGGAGAAGGAGAGTCCGACTCCCGAGGCTAAAGAACCTTCCAAAGATGGGCAGAGGGACACGGAAGGGACCAAAATGAGCCCACGCGCGGGCAGCGCGGCCACAGGCTCCCCAGGAAGGCCGAGTCCCACCAACTTCACACAGACAAGCCAGCCGTGCGCTGGCCTGTGCGGCCTCCCAGATGCGCCCGCCTCCGGTGCCCCAGGAAGGATCCTACCACCTGACCAGGGCCTCGCAGCCTTCAAGCCCATCAAGAAGAACACGGAGCACCCACATTCCCAGGCCCCAGACAGCAGAGCGGCATCTCCGAAAAG CCTCGAGGCCTTGAGCACAGACGCTCCAACTCAGCTGGGGAGCCTGGAGGCCGCCCCCTCCAGCCCGGAGGATGGCTCCAGGGCAGCCCCGCTGAACCTGTCCACAAAACCAGAGGCTGAGCCGGCTGCCGCGTGCAGCCCTGCCCATGGAGGATTCGTGGAGCCGCAGGATGCGCCCCTCAACCTCTCAGTGAAGGACCCCTGCAACGCCCTGACCTCAAGGCCCTCTATGTGCAGCCCCCCTCAAGGGGCCGAGCctgccactgcccccaccccctctccaaCTCAGCAGAGGGAACCTGCAAGTTCTGGGGATGGGCCTGACCCCAGCTCTGTGGAGGCCCCGGTGCCCAGCCCCACTGGGAAGGCCCAGGATATACGTGCAGCTGACAGCGATGAGCAGAAGCAGACAGCGGCTGTGGCCCTCTGCCAACTGGCAGCCTACAGCCCAGGGAATGTCGAGCCCGCGGCCCACGAGCCCACCTGCCAGCCAGATGCACCCACCCCCAGGGCCCTAGAGAGCCAGGAGGCTCAGTGCGACCTCAGACCCAAAGGGCAAAAGAGGACGAGCCCCAGGGAGGCGGGGAAGGGCCAGCAGGGATCCAAAAAGGCAAAGCCCAGTGACACAGCCAGAGTGTTCACACTCCGGAAGAGAACTCGGGTGTCTTAG